Proteins from a single region of Belliella baltica DSM 15883:
- the uxaC gene encoding glucuronate isomerase, whose translation MISATEKQSKFLNEDFLLKNDFAKTLYHDYASKLPIIDYHCHLSPKDIATNRKFNSISEVWLAGDHYKWRAMRTLGINEKYITGNASDEEKFQKWAEAVPYTLRNPLYHWTHLELQRYFGITELLGEDSSASIYKETTTLLQTPEYHTQGLLKKMNVELVCSTDDPIDNLEFHKIAESSSPTTKLLPAFRPDKVYAVENPSSYQAYINQLADAAGISINNFDDLLSALENRIEFFAANGGSLSDHGLEQLYYFELGTYDVKSLFSKVLEGKNLSQEEVNYFKFHTLYELCKMYHSKGWTQQFHLGALRNTNERMLGKLGPDTGFDSIGDFSQARALASFLNLLDGTDQLAKTILYNLNPSDNEVMATMIGNFNDGSVKGKIQFGSAWWFLDQKDGMEKQINALSNMGLLSCFIGMLTDSRSFLSFPRHEYFRRILCNLIGQDVTNGELPADEAWLGKIVSNISYFNAKNYFNF comes from the coding sequence ATGATTTCCGCCACTGAAAAACAAAGCAAGTTTCTCAATGAAGATTTTCTTCTCAAAAACGATTTTGCTAAGACGTTATATCACGACTACGCTTCAAAGCTGCCTATTATAGATTATCATTGTCACCTTTCTCCAAAGGACATTGCGACCAATAGAAAATTCAATTCTATTTCAGAAGTTTGGCTTGCTGGTGATCATTACAAATGGAGAGCCATGCGTACGCTTGGTATCAATGAAAAATACATTACAGGAAATGCTTCTGACGAAGAAAAATTTCAAAAATGGGCTGAGGCTGTACCTTACACATTGAGAAATCCACTTTATCATTGGACGCATTTAGAATTACAAAGATATTTTGGAATTACGGAATTGCTTGGTGAAGATTCTAGTGCCAGCATTTATAAAGAAACCACTACTCTCCTTCAAACTCCTGAATATCACACTCAGGGACTTTTGAAAAAAATGAATGTAGAGTTGGTCTGCTCAACGGACGATCCTATTGACAACTTAGAATTTCATAAAATCGCTGAGAGCAGCAGTCCTACCACCAAATTACTTCCTGCTTTTCGACCTGATAAAGTCTATGCAGTAGAAAATCCAAGTTCATACCAAGCCTATATAAATCAATTGGCAGATGCTGCAGGTATTAGCATCAACAATTTTGATGATCTATTGTCAGCCTTAGAAAATAGAATTGAATTTTTTGCTGCTAATGGTGGGAGCCTTTCTGATCACGGATTAGAGCAATTGTATTACTTTGAATTGGGTACTTATGATGTCAAATCACTCTTCTCGAAAGTATTAGAAGGTAAAAACCTGAGTCAGGAAGAGGTCAATTATTTCAAGTTCCACACCTTGTACGAGCTTTGTAAAATGTACCACTCCAAAGGTTGGACGCAGCAGTTCCACCTTGGAGCTTTGAGAAATACAAATGAAAGAATGTTAGGCAAATTGGGTCCTGATACAGGTTTTGACTCTATAGGAGACTTTTCGCAAGCAAGAGCCTTAGCTAGCTTTTTGAATTTATTAGACGGCACTGATCAGTTGGCAAAAACAATTCTCTATAATCTCAATCCATCAGACAATGAAGTGATGGCTACCATGATTGGCAATTTCAATGATGGATCGGTCAAAGGAAAAATTCAATTCGGTTCTGCTTGGTGGTTTTTGGATCAAAAAGACGGAATGGAAAAGCAAATTAATGCGCTCTCCAATATGGGATTATTGAGTTGCTTTATTGGGATGCTGACAGATTCCAGGAGTTTTCTATCTTTTCCAAGACACGAATATTTCCGAAGAATTCTTTGTAACCTCATCGGTCAAGATGTTACGAATGGTGAACTTCCTGCTGATGAAGCTTGGTTGGGCAAGATTGTCTCTAACATCAGCTATTTCAATGCTAAGAACTATTTCAACTTCTAA
- a CDS encoding glycoside hydrolase family 88/105 protein, producing the protein MKTLGKIFLFFTVLIQISCKEKEVESTEISKEEVKYSSWMADSEIKRNPEGWTLDFNAKPKWEYTHGLIMMSMDRVWKDTGEDKYYDYIRTFVDFMIDENGVIKTYKQSDYNIDRVNGGKFLIDLYQATGEEKFKLAIEQLRDQMRNHPRNSENGFWHKKVYPHQMWLDGLYMGSPFLAQYAAAFDEPALFDDVVNQILVMDKYGYSEETGLYHHAYDESKSEKWADPETGLSTNYWGRSIGWFAMALVDVLDYLPQNHPQRAEVISIAQKLAKGIVKYQHESGTWYQVVDQGDRVGNYLEASATSMFAYFLLKGAEKGYLSQEFRTAGINAYNGILNEFIRKEEDGGISITQVCGVAGLGGNPYRDGSYDYYINEIIRDNDPKGVGPFILASLIYENMDK; encoded by the coding sequence ATGAAGACCCTAGGAAAAATATTTTTGTTTTTTACAGTTTTGATTCAAATTTCCTGTAAGGAAAAAGAAGTAGAATCAACAGAAATCTCAAAAGAGGAAGTAAAATACTCTTCTTGGATGGCTGATTCTGAAATCAAAAGAAATCCAGAAGGCTGGACCTTAGATTTCAATGCCAAACCCAAATGGGAATATACACATGGCTTGATCATGATGTCTATGGATCGGGTGTGGAAAGATACGGGAGAGGACAAATACTATGATTACATCAGAACATTTGTTGACTTCATGATTGATGAAAATGGAGTGATCAAAACCTACAAACAAAGTGATTACAATATCGATAGGGTCAATGGTGGGAAATTTTTAATCGATCTTTATCAAGCAACAGGAGAGGAGAAATTCAAATTGGCGATTGAGCAATTGAGAGATCAAATGCGCAATCATCCTAGAAATTCAGAAAATGGATTTTGGCATAAGAAAGTTTACCCACATCAAATGTGGCTGGATGGATTGTATATGGGTTCACCTTTCTTAGCACAATATGCTGCCGCTTTTGATGAACCTGCACTTTTTGATGATGTGGTGAATCAGATTTTGGTTATGGATAAATATGGCTATAGCGAAGAAACTGGTCTCTATCATCATGCCTATGACGAAAGTAAATCAGAGAAATGGGCTGATCCAGAAACCGGACTTTCTACAAATTATTGGGGAAGAAGTATTGGTTGGTTTGCAATGGCCTTGGTGGATGTTTTGGATTATTTGCCACAGAATCACCCGCAGCGAGCTGAGGTTATTTCCATTGCTCAAAAACTCGCCAAAGGAATCGTAAAATACCAACATGAATCAGGCACTTGGTACCAAGTAGTTGATCAAGGTGATAGAGTAGGGAATTATTTAGAAGCCTCGGCAACAAGCATGTTTGCCTATTTTCTTCTCAAAGGAGCTGAAAAAGGATATTTGAGTCAGGAATTCAGAACAGCTGGAATAAATGCTTACAATGGGATATTGAATGAATTTATTAGAAAAGAGGAGGATGGCGGAATTTCGATCACCCAAGTATGTGGCGTTGCCGGTCTTGGGGGAAATCCTTACCGAGATGGTTCCTATGACTATTATATCAATGAAATCATAAGAGATAATGATCCCAAAGGTGTAGGCCCATTTATTCTCGCTTCTTTGATTTATGAAAATATGGACAAATGA
- a CDS encoding LacI family DNA-binding transcriptional regulator has protein sequence MKKGKATIHDIAEKLNITASTVSRALNDNPRISENTKKLVMKMAKQLNYQPNHIASALRSGKSKLIGVLVPTANRNFFSSVVRGIEDIANELDYKVIISQSYEDYEKEVQNVEALLNARVDGIIASIGKNTENFDHFQKVLDKGIPLVLFDRITNEIDVSQVIIDDYQGAYDTTKHLIEQGCKRIVHFTSPKKINIYRERLRGYEDALKDNKIEIDPELIEESNMQLEDGRTCMENIIKKGIPFDAVFSSSDYAVMGALQVLREHKIIVPNQVKLAGFGNEPFTSFTFPPITTVDQKSIPMGRVTAETFFELLKSDGKRGNNQKTVLKPELIIRESTQKRN, from the coding sequence ATGAAAAAAGGCAAGGCAACAATTCACGACATAGCCGAAAAATTAAATATCACGGCTTCTACAGTTTCTAGGGCATTGAATGACAACCCTAGGATTTCTGAAAACACCAAAAAGCTCGTCATGAAAATGGCTAAGCAGCTGAATTATCAGCCAAACCATATTGCTTCAGCGTTGCGAAGTGGAAAAAGCAAATTGATTGGTGTTCTTGTCCCTACTGCAAATAGGAACTTCTTTTCTTCTGTGGTTCGAGGAATTGAAGATATTGCCAATGAGTTGGATTACAAGGTAATTATTTCACAGTCTTATGAAGATTATGAAAAAGAGGTTCAAAACGTAGAAGCACTCTTAAATGCAAGAGTAGATGGAATCATTGCTTCTATCGGGAAAAACACAGAGAACTTCGATCACTTTCAAAAAGTATTGGACAAGGGCATTCCTTTGGTGCTTTTTGACCGAATCACCAATGAAATAGATGTCAGCCAAGTCATCATAGATGATTATCAGGGTGCTTATGACACCACCAAGCACTTGATAGAACAAGGTTGTAAGCGGATTGTCCATTTCACCTCTCCTAAAAAAATCAATATCTATCGAGAAAGATTACGGGGATATGAAGATGCCTTGAAAGACAATAAAATTGAAATAGATCCTGAATTGATTGAAGAAAGCAATATGCAGCTCGAAGATGGCAGGACTTGTATGGAGAACATCATCAAAAAAGGAATTCCTTTTGATGCTGTTTTCTCTTCTTCCGATTATGCTGTTATGGGCGCACTTCAAGTCCTAAGGGAACATAAAATAATCGTTCCAAATCAGGTCAAACTCGCGGGATTTGGCAATGAGCCATTTACTTCATTCACCTTCCCTCCTATCACTACGGTTGATCAAAAAAGTATTCCGATGGGAAGAGTTACAGCAGAAACCTTCTTCGAATTATTGAAATCTGATGGCAAAAGGGGCAACAATCAAAAAACCGTCTTGAAGCCTGAATTGATAATTCGAGAATCCACTCAAAAAAGAAATTAA
- a CDS encoding glycoside hydrolase family 28 protein → MNKLALIFLISVAACFACNSQVQSNSTNQISNQESETSIYEGVEFDMPKVELTSFPNFTLSILEHGAVSDGVTKNTEAFAKAIDAVASKGGGKVLVPRGIWLTGPIQFKSNINLHLEAGALILFSKDFDDYPLIETSFEGLNTVRCISPIYADGVENIAITGTGTLDGNGDAWRPVKKSKMTSSQWKSLLASGGLLNEKGDMWFPSESSIKGYQASSNFNVPDLIDPSELETVKDFLRPVMVSIKNSKRILLDGPTFQNSPAWNIHPLMSEDIIIRNLNVRNPWYSQNGDGLDLESCKNVLIYDNIFDVGDDAICFKSGKDQDGRDRGMPTENVVVKNNIVYHGHGGFVIGSEMSGGVRNVHISDCTFMGTDVGLRFKSTRGRGGVVENIYISNIDMINIPTDVINFNLFYGGNSPVLEADQSAEDEARDEVAVPVSETTPSFKNIFMKNIKATGSGVAANFQGLPEMNLQNVSLEDSFLEAKKGIIAVDTDGLILKNVTVIPTSGTALTLYNSKNVEVLEMKYTVKEGPAISIMGALTSQISLSKSDLKNPESDLKISSEVNAASVKTN, encoded by the coding sequence ATGAACAAACTAGCTCTAATCTTCCTTATTTCTGTAGCAGCCTGCTTTGCTTGTAATAGTCAAGTTCAGAGCAATTCTACGAATCAAATTTCAAATCAGGAAAGTGAAACTTCAATTTATGAAGGTGTGGAATTTGATATGCCCAAAGTTGAATTGACTTCATTTCCCAACTTTACACTGAGTATTCTAGAACATGGAGCTGTTTCTGATGGTGTGACGAAAAATACAGAGGCTTTTGCTAAGGCAATTGATGCAGTTGCTTCCAAAGGTGGAGGTAAAGTCTTGGTTCCTAGAGGAATTTGGTTGACTGGTCCTATTCAATTCAAAAGCAATATCAACCTACATCTAGAAGCTGGGGCTTTGATTTTGTTCAGTAAGGATTTTGATGATTATCCATTAATCGAGACGAGTTTTGAAGGGCTCAACACAGTGAGATGCATCTCTCCAATTTATGCAGATGGAGTTGAAAATATTGCCATTACTGGAACTGGCACACTAGATGGGAATGGGGATGCATGGAGACCTGTCAAGAAAAGTAAAATGACTTCTTCGCAATGGAAAAGCCTTCTTGCCTCAGGTGGTTTACTCAATGAAAAAGGAGATATGTGGTTTCCATCAGAATCTTCTATAAAAGGATATCAAGCAAGTAGCAACTTCAACGTTCCAGATTTGATTGACCCTAGTGAATTGGAAACTGTCAAGGATTTTTTAAGACCCGTGATGGTTAGCATCAAAAACAGCAAAAGAATTTTGCTGGATGGGCCTACTTTTCAGAATTCTCCAGCTTGGAATATTCACCCTTTGATGAGTGAGGATATCATCATCAGAAATCTCAATGTAAGAAATCCTTGGTACTCACAAAATGGTGATGGATTGGATTTAGAATCTTGTAAGAATGTCCTGATTTATGATAATATTTTTGATGTTGGTGATGACGCAATTTGTTTCAAATCAGGAAAAGATCAAGACGGTAGAGACAGAGGAATGCCAACAGAAAATGTGGTGGTAAAAAATAATATTGTTTATCATGGTCATGGAGGCTTTGTGATAGGCAGTGAGATGTCAGGCGGAGTTAGAAATGTTCACATTTCGGATTGTACCTTCATGGGAACCGACGTAGGATTGCGATTCAAAAGTACAAGAGGTAGAGGAGGGGTGGTAGAGAATATATACATTTCCAATATTGATATGATCAATATTCCTACAGATGTGATCAATTTCAATTTGTTCTATGGAGGTAATTCTCCAGTCCTTGAAGCAGATCAAAGTGCAGAGGACGAAGCAAGAGATGAAGTGGCTGTTCCTGTGTCTGAAACCACACCATCCTTCAAGAACATATTTATGAAAAACATCAAAGCAACTGGAAGTGGTGTAGCAGCGAATTTCCAAGGCCTACCTGAGATGAATCTTCAGAATGTGTCTTTAGAAGATTCTTTTTTGGAAGCTAAAAAAGGAATCATTGCTGTGGATACAGATGGATTGATTTTGAAAAATGTAACAGTTATCCCTACTTCAGGAACAGCTTTGACGCTTTATAACAGTAAGAATGTAGAAGTTTTAGAAATGAAATATACTGTTAAGGAAGGCCCTGCAATCAGCATCATGGGCGCACTCACTTCTCAAATTAGTTTATCAAAATCTGATTTGAAAAATCCAGAAAGTGATTTGAAAATAAGTTCAGAGGTAAATGCAGCATCAGTAAAAACAAACTAA
- the kduI gene encoding 5-dehydro-4-deoxy-D-glucuronate isomerase, with amino-acid sequence MHTFIETRYSNHPSDVKSYDTSTLRAHFHIDSLFSADQINGVYTLNDRLIVGGIQPVSKALALETVDQLKSEFFLERREIGIINVGATSVIEVDGKSYELANKEALYIGQGVKDVIFHPSKSGDTFLYFNSAPAHHAYPTKKVGKSDAEVVTLGSLENSNHRTIYKLLVNSVVPTCQLQMGMTELKPGSVWNTMPAHTHDRRMEAYFYFDLEEDQAVCHYMGQPEETRHIWMKNHQAVISPPWSIHSGAGTSNYTFIWGMAGENLDYGDMDIVAPTALK; translated from the coding sequence ATGCATACCTTTATAGAAACCAGATACTCCAACCATCCATCCGATGTCAAAAGTTATGATACCTCTACATTGAGAGCGCATTTCCACATTGACTCACTTTTCAGTGCAGATCAAATTAATGGTGTTTACACGCTGAATGATCGCTTGATTGTAGGAGGAATTCAACCTGTATCGAAGGCTCTTGCTTTAGAGACAGTGGATCAGTTGAAATCTGAATTTTTCTTAGAGAGAAGAGAGATTGGGATCATCAATGTTGGTGCTACTTCAGTAATCGAAGTTGATGGCAAGTCATACGAGTTGGCAAATAAAGAGGCTTTGTACATTGGTCAAGGCGTGAAAGATGTGATTTTCCATCCTTCCAAATCAGGTGACACATTTCTTTATTTTAATTCTGCTCCAGCGCACCATGCCTATCCAACAAAGAAAGTAGGCAAAAGCGATGCTGAAGTTGTGACTTTAGGATCATTAGAAAATTCAAATCATAGAACGATTTATAAATTATTGGTCAACTCTGTAGTTCCAACTTGCCAATTACAAATGGGGATGACAGAATTGAAACCAGGTTCTGTTTGGAACACCATGCCTGCACATACGCATGATAGAAGGATGGAAGCCTATTTTTATTTCGATCTTGAAGAAGATCAAGCTGTATGCCATTATATGGGACAGCCGGAAGAAACCAGACATATCTGGATGAAAAATCACCAAGCAGTCATCTCACCACCTTGGTCCATTCATAGTGGAGCAGGGACTTCCAACTACACCTTTATCTGGGGCATGGCTGGAGAAAATTTAGATTATGGAGATATGGATATTGTAGCTCCAACAGCATTGAAATAA
- a CDS encoding DUF4861 domain-containing protein — MSITNPLDETRIDAFVLIEEKELLEKYPDFNPKGFIVYNNAVEIPSQYNQEGSDKGLAFVLPFLAANETLNLKVSYDPENEIKREYPKRTQAELSHKFDGKFEGREYIGGEFRNVNELHVPKEHTDHSWFIRYEGPGWESDKVGYRFYLDWRNGVDVFGKQVSDNVLQDVGGDGFDSYHEINDWGMDVLKVGKSLGVGSIATFENELARRVDVTDSLYAAITNNGVIYSSVLTKYYGWDVESGKTDLTSNLSIHAGTRLSKQVLTSSAPIENYATGLIKDEKAELLVGGEDQTYGYMASYGKQSLNDDNLGIVVFFRNDQKMQITEDPFSHVVVLKPNNNAITYYFAAAWELEPEGITEIEGFKAFLDKTVRELSNPVQISLN, encoded by the coding sequence TTGTCCATTACAAATCCCTTAGATGAAACAAGAATTGATGCTTTTGTATTGATTGAAGAAAAAGAATTGTTGGAAAAATATCCTGATTTCAACCCGAAAGGATTCATCGTTTACAACAATGCAGTGGAAATTCCCTCCCAATACAATCAAGAAGGTTCTGATAAAGGTTTAGCCTTTGTCCTCCCATTTTTAGCTGCTAATGAAACTTTGAATTTGAAAGTTTCCTACGATCCTGAAAATGAAATCAAAAGAGAATATCCAAAAAGAACGCAAGCTGAATTGTCACATAAATTTGATGGAAAATTTGAAGGGAGAGAATATATAGGTGGAGAGTTTCGAAATGTAAATGAACTCCATGTGCCCAAAGAGCACACTGACCATTCATGGTTTATTCGATATGAAGGGCCAGGATGGGAATCAGACAAAGTAGGATACCGATTTTATTTGGATTGGAGAAATGGCGTGGATGTATTTGGAAAGCAAGTAAGTGATAATGTATTACAAGATGTGGGTGGAGATGGTTTTGATTCTTATCATGAAATCAATGATTGGGGAATGGATGTGCTGAAAGTTGGGAAATCTCTTGGTGTTGGTTCGATCGCTACTTTTGAAAACGAGCTTGCTCGAAGAGTAGATGTGACTGATAGCCTGTATGCAGCTATTACAAATAATGGAGTGATTTATTCCTCAGTTTTAACCAAATATTATGGCTGGGATGTAGAAAGTGGAAAGACTGATTTGACTTCCAACTTAAGCATTCATGCTGGAACTAGATTGAGCAAGCAGGTTTTGACAAGCTCGGCTCCTATAGAAAATTATGCGACAGGATTGATCAAGGACGAGAAAGCAGAGCTCCTTGTTGGAGGTGAAGACCAAACCTATGGCTACATGGCATCTTATGGAAAGCAAAGTCTAAATGATGATAACCTAGGTATTGTAGTTTTCTTCAGAAATGACCAAAAAATGCAAATTACAGAAGATCCCTTTTCGCATGTAGTGGTACTGAAGCCAAATAATAATGCGATTACCTATTATTTCGCAGCAGCATGGGAATTAGAACCTGAGGGAATCACAGAAATTGAAGGGTTCAAAGCCTTTTTAGACAAAACTGTCAGAGAACTTTCTAACCCAGTGCAAATCTCTCTAAATTAA
- a CDS encoding pectinesterase family protein: MKKALIFILLTLISKISFAQESDFVVSQDGSGDFVTVQEAIMAVPDFRNVPTYIFIKSGIYKEKIILPTSKTKVVLIGEDVENTILTFDDFASKLNKFGEEMGTTGSSSFFVFGDDFSARNLTFANSSGPVGQAVAIRVTGDRAFFEKCKFLGFQDTLYAHGEKSRQYYKDCYIEGTTDFIFGWSTAVFENCEIFSKAGGQYITAASTLESVPNGFVFINCKLTGDAPEGKVYLGRPWRIHAKTVFINTEMGKHIRPEGWHNWNKPEAEATAFYAEFGSSGEGAHPSARVSWSKQLTEEEMSKFTVENILSGSDGWIPGINLENKLWPSPHHLPKSKD, translated from the coding sequence ATGAAAAAAGCGCTGATCTTTATACTTCTAACTTTAATCAGTAAAATTTCTTTTGCACAAGAGAGCGATTTTGTCGTGTCCCAAGATGGTTCTGGAGATTTTGTGACAGTCCAAGAGGCGATTATGGCAGTGCCTGATTTTCGAAATGTTCCAACGTATATTTTCATCAAATCAGGAATTTATAAGGAGAAAATCATTCTTCCTACTTCCAAAACTAAAGTTGTTCTGATAGGTGAAGATGTAGAAAATACCATTTTAACTTTTGACGATTTTGCCTCAAAACTCAATAAATTCGGTGAGGAAATGGGAACAACGGGTTCAAGTAGCTTTTTTGTTTTCGGAGATGATTTTTCTGCACGGAATTTGACATTTGCCAATTCCTCAGGTCCTGTCGGACAAGCGGTTGCAATTCGGGTGACAGGTGATCGAGCATTTTTTGAGAAGTGTAAATTTCTTGGATTCCAAGACACGCTCTATGCACATGGAGAAAAGAGCAGACAATACTACAAAGATTGCTACATTGAAGGAACGACCGACTTTATCTTCGGCTGGTCAACAGCTGTTTTTGAAAACTGCGAAATATTCTCCAAAGCAGGAGGCCAATACATCACTGCAGCTTCAACTTTGGAATCGGTACCCAATGGTTTTGTATTTATCAATTGTAAACTCACTGGAGATGCTCCTGAAGGAAAAGTTTACTTGGGAAGACCATGGAGAATTCATGCCAAGACAGTTTTCATCAATACAGAAATGGGCAAACACATTCGTCCTGAGGGATGGCACAATTGGAACAAACCCGAAGCCGAAGCCACTGCTTTTTATGCAGAATTTGGCTCTTCTGGAGAAGGGGCACATCCAAGCGCGCGAGTTTCGTGGTCCAAACAACTGACTGAAGAGGAGATGAGTAAATTCACTGTTGAAAATATCCTTTCTGGTTCAGACGGATGGATTCCTGGAATAAATCTGGAAAACAAACTTTGGCCATCGCCGCATCATCTTCCAAAATCTAAAGATTGA
- a CDS encoding glycoside hydrolase family 43 protein, with the protein MKKIQFLSFFIMALSISFATQAQISAVWKADQEDGTYINPILHADYSDPDVIRVGADFYMTASSFNAVPGLPILHSNDLVNWKLIGHAIERLEPLDHFSKPQHGNGVWAPAIRYHQGEFYIYWGDPDFGIFMVKTKDPKGTWEAPVLVEAGKGLIDPCPLWDEDGNAYLSHAYAGSRSGIKSILVVKPMNAEGTKTIGSGKIVFDGHQAHPTVEGTKFYKRNGFYYIFAPAGGVSTGWQLVLRAKNPYGPYEEHIALAQGETNINGPHQGAWVNLDSGEDWFIHFQDKDAYGRIVHLQPMVWKGDWPTIGEDINGDGSGQPVLRHKKPNVGKSHPLSSPLDSDEFDGLELGLQWQWHANPKATWSFLNPSKSQLRLYTQLIPEQAKNLWEVPNLLLQKFPAEEFDATTSLVFHPNDKLKGEKVGLLVMGMSYAYLGLESKEDGIYLQYVTCRDAENGKSEVIQIIKKIDGNQIQLKVKVSKNAICEFSFSEDGNEFISIPESFEALAGKWIGAKVGLFATRNSQTNDSGYADFDWFRFRK; encoded by the coding sequence ATGAAAAAAATCCAATTTCTATCATTTTTCATCATGGCTTTGAGTATTTCTTTTGCGACTCAAGCACAAATATCTGCTGTCTGGAAAGCGGATCAGGAAGATGGCACGTACATCAATCCAATCTTGCATGCTGACTACTCCGACCCAGACGTCATTCGTGTTGGAGCTGATTTTTATATGACTGCCTCAAGTTTCAATGCTGTCCCTGGATTACCCATTTTACATTCTAATGATTTGGTCAATTGGAAATTGATTGGTCATGCTATAGAAAGACTGGAGCCACTAGATCATTTCTCAAAACCACAACATGGTAATGGTGTTTGGGCTCCTGCGATTCGATATCATCAAGGGGAATTTTACATCTATTGGGGAGATCCTGATTTTGGGATTTTTATGGTGAAAACCAAAGATCCCAAGGGAACCTGGGAAGCACCTGTTTTGGTTGAAGCAGGAAAAGGCTTAATCGACCCTTGTCCACTTTGGGATGAAGATGGAAATGCATACTTATCCCATGCCTATGCCGGAAGCAGATCAGGAATCAAAAGTATTTTGGTAGTCAAACCAATGAATGCTGAGGGCACAAAAACCATAGGATCTGGAAAAATTGTATTTGACGGACATCAAGCCCATCCAACAGTTGAGGGGACCAAGTTTTACAAAAGAAATGGATTTTATTACATTTTTGCTCCTGCAGGGGGCGTATCTACAGGCTGGCAATTGGTGCTAAGGGCAAAAAATCCCTATGGACCTTATGAAGAGCATATTGCATTGGCTCAAGGTGAAACAAATATCAATGGCCCACATCAAGGGGCTTGGGTGAATTTAGATAGTGGGGAAGATTGGTTTATTCATTTTCAAGATAAAGATGCCTACGGTCGCATCGTTCACCTTCAGCCAATGGTTTGGAAGGGGGATTGGCCGACGATTGGAGAAGATATAAATGGAGATGGATCAGGTCAGCCAGTCTTAAGGCATAAAAAACCAAATGTTGGAAAAAGTCATCCCTTAAGTTCGCCTTTGGATTCAGATGAATTTGATGGACTAGAATTAGGACTTCAGTGGCAATGGCATGCCAATCCTAAGGCTACCTGGTCATTTCTGAATCCTTCCAAATCGCAGTTGCGACTCTACACCCAATTGATTCCTGAGCAAGCCAAAAACCTTTGGGAGGTGCCAAACTTGCTTTTGCAAAAATTCCCAGCTGAAGAATTCGATGCGACAACTTCATTGGTTTTTCATCCCAATGATAAATTGAAGGGGGAGAAGGTAGGTCTATTGGTGATGGGAATGAGCTATGCATATTTGGGTTTGGAAAGTAAAGAAGACGGGATTTATCTGCAGTATGTAACTTGCAGAGATGCCGAAAATGGAAAGTCAGAAGTAATTCAAATCATAAAAAAAATCGATGGAAATCAAATACAATTGAAAGTTAAAGTAAGTAAAAATGCAATATGTGAATTTAGCTTTAGTGAAGACGGAAATGAATTCATATCAATTCCTGAATCTTTCGAAGCTTTGGCAGGCAAATGGATTGGCGCAAAAGTCGGTCTCTTTGCAACCAGAAATTCCCAAACCAACGATTCCGGATACGCCGATTTCGATTGGTTCCGCTTCAGGAAATAG
- a CDS encoding gluconate 5-dehydrogenase produces the protein MKNLFNLNGKVALVTGATHGLGMAMAKALAHHGATLVINGHTPSKMEVALSNYKAEGIIAHSYLFDVTDTAQVATNIERIEKEVGPIDILVNNAGMIMRVPALEMDPEDFRKVVDVDLVSPFILSQAVGKSMVKRGGGKIINICSMMSELGRDTVSAYAAAKGGLKMLTKNLATEWAKYNIQVNGIGPGYFATEQTEPIRVDGHPFNDWIVSRTPAGKWGDPEDLAGAVVFLSSKASDFVNGQILYVDGGILATIGKPRE, from the coding sequence ATGAAAAACCTATTTAACCTAAACGGAAAAGTTGCCTTAGTCACCGGCGCAACACATGGATTAGGCATGGCGATGGCCAAGGCGCTAGCACATCATGGAGCTACCTTGGTCATCAATGGTCACACCCCTTCGAAAATGGAAGTTGCACTTTCAAATTATAAAGCTGAAGGAATTATTGCGCACAGCTATCTTTTCGATGTTACTGATACTGCTCAAGTAGCCACAAACATTGAGCGCATAGAAAAGGAAGTTGGCCCGATTGATATTTTGGTCAACAATGCAGGAATGATTATGCGTGTTCCCGCGTTGGAAATGGATCCTGAGGATTTCAGAAAAGTTGTGGATGTGGATTTGGTTTCACCTTTTATTCTTTCTCAAGCTGTAGGTAAATCCATGGTCAAAAGAGGTGGTGGCAAAATCATCAATATCTGCTCTATGATGAGTGAATTGGGTAGAGATACAGTGAGTGCATATGCTGCCGCCAAAGGTGGATTAAAGATGCTCACAAAAAATCTTGCGACAGAGTGGGCAAAATATAATATCCAAGTCAATGGAATTGGCCCGGGATATTTTGCCACAGAGCAAACTGAACCAATTAGAGTGGATGGTCACCCTTTCAACGATTGGATTGTGAGTAGAACTCCTGCGGGAAAATGGGGAGATCCAGAAGATTTGGCCGGTGCTGTAGTATTTCTTTCCAGCAAAGCAAGTGACTTTGTCAATGGACAGATTCTTTATGTAGATGGCGGAATCCTAGCAACCATAGGAAAGCCAAGAGAATAA